CAGGTAAGTTCGAGGATCGGGAAGACCACGTCCCCAAGTTGGAGCAAATAAACAGCACGAGGATCCTGAGCAGCCAGAACTTCACCCTCACCAAGAAGGAGCTGCTGAGCACAGAGCTGCTGCTCCTGGAGGCCTTCAGCTGGAACCTCTGCCTGCCCACGCCTGCCCACTTCCTGGACTACTACCTCTTGGCCTCCATCAGCCAGAAGGACCaccactgccacacctggcccacCACCTGCCCCCGCAAGACCAAAGAGTGCCTCAAGGAGTATGCCCATTACTTCCTAGAGGTCACCCTGCAAGGTGACAGCTGGGACCCGATGGCAGGacctcccaccccttccccaccaCCCAGGGGTCGGGGTCAGGCGGCCCTCAAAGGCATGTCCATCCAGATCAGGCCTTCTCACTGGGGCCTGTACACCCAGATCACTCTTACTTTGCAGGCAATAAGCAAAGAAAGGGCAAGGATTCTCCCAGTATGTTACCAGTAACATGTAAAAGAGAAATAGCAACTTATATACAGGCAGCCGGAAACCTAGAAACTTACAGATCAACTGGTAATTTTTCTTACAGTAACCTGAAACATTGCAAATGAATTAAATAGCACAGATTTGCAGATCGGTTATTCTCAAATAGCTGCCATCATACAGATAGTATGGGGAGAGGGAATTACGTTTACATCTGTTTTAGCAATAAAAGTTACCCTGTTACTTGAAACTTACTTGAAACTCACTCTTCCCAGTGTTTTAAAATCTAGATGTTAACTGGGTCAAAAATACTGCTGATACGGGCAGGCgccgtagctcacgcctgtaatgggaggccgaggtgggcagatcacgaggtcaggagatcgagaccatcctggccaacatggagaaacactgtctctactaaagtacaaaaaattaactgggtgtggtggtgcatgcctgtagtcccagcgatttgggaggctgaggcaggggaattgcttgaactcaggtggtggagattgcagtgagcagagattgcaccactgcactccagcctggcgacagagcgagactctgtcttttcttttgttttttacaatagatatttatttaaagtaaaacatCTGCAGACCAATaattcttaagattttttttcaagtttaacCATTTTCATAACAGCTGCATCCACAGACTTCAACTACATGATTACCTCTTTGcccattcttctctttcttttctttcccgaATAACCTCTTTCAGATACAGTTCAAGGTAGAAATTTTCCTCTTCATATTTGGTCCTCTGCTCTTTAGGCAAGATCTGATGCTTCATGGACAGGTCCAGTGCCCTCTTCATGTGAAACATCATGTCATTATAAAGGTTCTGAGGAAGGCTGCTTACGGCTTCTTTTACATCTTCATTCTCATATATTGTATCATCTCTCATTATCCCCAGTTTATTGAATCCTGCGGCTTTGTAATACCATTTTCGAATACCATGCAGCCACTTGCCTGATGCTGCAACAGCCTTCTTTCCAGCCATTTTGaccagcgagactccgtcttaaaaaaaaaaaaaaaaatactgctgatACAACCATCCCATAACCTACTACAAACTAAAATGGGCATGAGTATCCAGATCAATGAttggactgggcgcggtggcttatgcctataattccaacactttgggaggctgaggtgggcagatcacctgaggtcaggagttcaagaccagcctggccaacatagtgaaaccccatctctactaaaatacaaagattagccaggtgtggtggcaggcgcctatagtctcagctacttgggaggctgaggcaggagaatcgcttgaacccgggaggcggagattgcagtgagccgagat
The Symphalangus syndactylus isolate Jambi chromosome 7, NHGRI_mSymSyn1-v2.1_pri, whole genome shotgun sequence genome window above contains:
- the LOC129486074 gene encoding cytochrome b-c1 complex subunit 7-like, encoding MAGKKAVAASGKWLHGIRKWYYKAAGFNKLGIMRDDTIYENEDVKEAVSSLPQNLYNDMMFHMKRALDLSMKHQILPKEQRTKYEEENFYLELYLKEVIRERKEREEWAKR